One genomic region from Microcella humidisoli encodes:
- a CDS encoding NAD+ synthase: MPRLRLALAQSNPLVGDLAGNAEQIVAAARSASAQGADILALGEMALTGYPIEDLASRPSFLVDAGAAVTALAARLEAEGLGHLPIVVGHPDGPHEPRLLGTSNAPTAIAQNCASVLQGGRVVARYAKHHLPNYGVFDEYRIFIPGDELLVLRLKGVDVALIICEDLWRDGGPVGRVLESDAGVLLVINASPFERDKDEVRLPLVTRRAVETDTVVAYVNIVGGQDDLVFDGDSVVVDGQGTILARAPQFVEHLLVVDVDAAAATDTELPPAVRRVELAGGKASSEHPVDVDLAELPDDREQLWNALVTGTRDYVRKNGFRSVVLGLSGGIDSAVCAAIAADAIGAENVSGVSMPSRYSSDHSRSDADDLAERIGLNYSVEAIADLVQPVETQLALDGVAAENLQARIRAIILMGLSNMHGHLVLTTGNKTELSVGYSTIYGDSVGGFAPIKDVPKLLVWELARWRNEAAIARGETPPIPENSIAKPPSAELRPGQVDQDTLPPYEVLDAILEAYVDRELGRDDVVALGFEAETVDFVTRLVDRSEWKRRQGAIGPKISGMAFGRDRRMPITYKPTR; the protein is encoded by the coding sequence ATGCCCCGCCTCCGCTTGGCCCTCGCCCAGTCGAACCCCCTCGTCGGAGACCTCGCGGGCAACGCCGAGCAGATCGTCGCCGCCGCGCGCTCGGCCTCCGCGCAGGGCGCCGATATCCTCGCGCTCGGCGAGATGGCGCTGACCGGCTACCCCATCGAAGACCTCGCTTCGCGGCCCTCCTTCCTCGTCGACGCGGGCGCCGCCGTCACGGCACTCGCCGCCCGCCTCGAGGCCGAGGGGCTCGGTCACCTGCCCATCGTCGTCGGGCACCCCGACGGGCCGCACGAGCCTCGCCTGCTCGGCACCTCGAACGCGCCCACGGCGATCGCGCAGAACTGCGCGAGCGTGCTGCAGGGCGGGCGCGTCGTCGCCCGCTACGCCAAGCACCACCTGCCCAACTACGGCGTCTTCGACGAGTACCGCATCTTCATCCCCGGCGATGAGCTGCTCGTGCTGCGCCTGAAGGGCGTCGACGTCGCGCTCATCATCTGCGAAGACCTGTGGCGCGACGGCGGGCCGGTCGGCCGCGTGCTCGAGTCGGACGCGGGCGTACTGCTCGTCATCAACGCCTCGCCCTTCGAGCGCGACAAAGACGAGGTGCGGCTGCCGCTCGTCACCCGCCGCGCGGTCGAGACCGACACGGTCGTCGCCTACGTCAACATCGTGGGCGGGCAGGACGACCTCGTGTTCGACGGCGACAGCGTCGTCGTCGACGGGCAGGGCACGATCCTCGCACGCGCCCCCCAGTTCGTCGAGCACCTCCTGGTCGTCGACGTGGATGCGGCCGCAGCCACCGATACCGAGCTGCCCCCGGCGGTGCGCAGGGTGGAACTTGCGGGTGGCAAGGCCTCGAGCGAGCATCCGGTGGACGTTGATCTGGCCGAATTGCCGGATGACCGGGAGCAGCTCTGGAATGCGCTCGTCACCGGTACGCGCGACTACGTGCGCAAGAACGGGTTCCGCAGCGTCGTGCTCGGGCTCTCGGGCGGCATCGACTCGGCCGTGTGCGCGGCCATCGCCGCCGACGCGATCGGCGCCGAGAACGTCTCCGGCGTCTCGATGCCGTCTCGGTACAGCTCCGACCACTCGCGCAGCGACGCCGATGATCTCGCCGAGCGCATCGGGCTGAACTACTCCGTCGAGGCCATCGCCGACCTCGTGCAGCCCGTCGAGACCCAGCTTGCGCTCGACGGCGTCGCTGCCGAGAACCTGCAGGCGCGCATCCGGGCCATCATCCTCATGGGGCTCTCGAACATGCACGGGCACCTCGTTCTGACGACGGGCAACAAGACCGAGCTCTCGGTGGGCTACTCGACGATCTACGGCGACTCGGTCGGCGGGTTCGCGCCGATCAAGGATGTGCCGAAGCTGCTCGTGTGGGAACTCGCGCGCTGGCGCAATGAGGCCGCGATCGCGCGGGGTGAGACCCCGCCGATCCCCGAGAACTCGATCGCCAAGCCTCCGAGCGCCGAGCTGCGGCCCGGCCAGGTCGACCAGGACACGCTTCCGCCGTACGAGGTGCTCGACGCCATTCTCGAGGCCTACGTCGACCGCGAGCTCGGGCGCGACGATGTCGTGGCCCTCGGCTTCGAGGCCGAAACGGTCGACTTCGTGACGCGGCTCGTCGACCGCTCGGAGTGGAAGCGGCGCCAGGGCGCCATCGGGCCGAAGATCTCGGGCATGGCCTTCGGGCGAGACCGGCGGATGCCGATCACGTACAAGCCCACCCGGTAA
- the panB gene encoding 3-methyl-2-oxobutanoate hydroxymethyltransferase gives MAEAPKRVRTRHFARAKEQGIKITGLTSYDVLTAQIFDEAGIDFLLVGDSAGNTVLGYDTTLPVTIDDLIPLTRGVVNGVSRALVVADMPFGSYETGPEEALHTAFRFMKETGAHAVKLEGGVRSAKQIRRIVSAGIPVMAHIGFTPQSEHGLGGHVIQGRGEAAEQLLADAHAVEEAGAFAVVLEMIPAEVAKRITAELSIPTISVGGGPHCDGQLVVWTDWAGLTGGRIPKFVKQYANLRQVLRDAALAYKADVESGAYPDEAHSYSDESAEQALRDRTD, from the coding sequence ATGGCTGAGGCACCGAAGCGCGTCCGCACCCGTCACTTCGCTCGTGCGAAGGAGCAGGGCATCAAGATCACGGGGCTCACGTCGTACGACGTGCTCACGGCGCAGATCTTCGACGAGGCGGGCATCGACTTCCTGCTCGTCGGCGACTCGGCCGGCAACACCGTGCTCGGCTACGACACGACCCTGCCCGTCACGATCGACGACCTCATCCCGCTTACGCGCGGCGTCGTCAACGGCGTCAGTCGCGCGCTCGTCGTCGCCGACATGCCCTTCGGCTCGTACGAGACGGGGCCCGAGGAGGCCCTGCACACGGCGTTCCGGTTCATGAAGGAGACGGGGGCGCACGCCGTGAAGCTCGAGGGCGGGGTGCGGTCGGCCAAGCAGATCCGGCGCATCGTGTCGGCGGGCATCCCGGTCATGGCCCACATCGGGTTCACGCCGCAGAGCGAGCACGGGCTCGGCGGCCACGTCATCCAGGGGCGCGGTGAGGCGGCCGAGCAGCTGCTCGCCGACGCCCACGCGGTCGAGGAGGCCGGGGCGTTCGCGGTCGTGCTCGAGATGATCCCCGCCGAGGTCGCGAAGCGCATCACGGCCGAACTGAGCATCCCGACCATCAGCGTCGGCGGCGGCCCGCACTGCGACGGCCAGCTCGTCGTCTGGACCGACTGGGCCGGGCTCACGGGCGGGCGCATCCCGAAGTTCGTCAAGCAGTACGCCAACCTGCGCCAGGTGCTGCGGGATGCGGCGCTCGCGTACAAGGCCGACGTCGAGTCGGGCGCCTACCCCGACGAGGCGCACAGCTACAGCGATGAGAGCGCCGAGCAGGCGCTGCGCGACCGCACCGACTAG
- a CDS encoding methionine aminopeptidase, with protein MVDDSEKHWWYNHKTGEVEHGAQSLGSDRDGPYTTEAEARRAPEIARERARAWAADEEE; from the coding sequence ATGGTCGATGACAGCGAGAAGCACTGGTGGTACAACCACAAGACCGGTGAGGTCGAGCACGGTGCGCAGTCGCTCGGCAGCGACCGCGACGGCCCTTACACGACCGAGGCTGAGGCGCGCCGCGCGCCCGAGATCGCCCGCGAGCGCGCTCGCGCCTGGGCGGCCGACGAAGAGGAGTAG